A part of Thalassophryne amazonica chromosome 3, fThaAma1.1, whole genome shotgun sequence genomic DNA contains:
- the zpr1 gene encoding zinc finger protein ZPR1 — translation MSAISEEAVRGGGVFREISADDEDLQPTEIDSLCMNCYQNGTTRLLLTKIPFFKEVIVGSFSCVHCGWSNTEIQSAGRIQDQGVRYTLQVRSKRDLNREVVKADCATARIPELDFEIPAFTQKGSLSTIEGLLDRAAAGLEQDQPVRRATDPGVAEKIDEFIQKLQKLKDLENEFTLEIEDPSGNSFVENPSAPQKDEALTVIRFKRTHQQDVQLGIKADDDEESDVEEEPHANDLDAMREEILAFKTNCPECNAPCSTNMKLVNIPHFKEVIIMATTCDACGHRTNEVKSGGATEEMGTRITLHLTDPSDMTRDVLKSETCSVAIPELDFEMGMGAVGGKFTTLEGLLKDIKDLIVSKNPFVCGDSSTADQVDKLKAFGDKLDTIIAGEIHIHMILDDPAGNSYLQNVYAPEPDPEMKIEKYTRTFEQNEELGLNDMKTEGYEDGS, via the coding sequence ATGTCCGCTATCTCGGAGGAAGCCGTGCGGGGTGGAGGCGTTTTTAGAGAGATTAGCGCTGACGATGAAGACCTGCAGCCCACTGAGATCGACAGTTTGTGTATGAACTGCTACCAGAACGGAACCACGCGGCTGCTCCTCACCAAAATTCCCTTCTTCAAAGAAGTCATCGTCGGCTCCTTCAGCTGCGTTCACTGCGGCTGGTCCAACACCGAGATCCAGTCCGCCGGCCGGATCCAGGACCAGGGGGTTCGTTACACCCTCCAAGTCAGGTCCAaacgggatttgaaccgggaggtGGTGAAAGCCGATTGTGCCACCGCCAGGATCCCCGAGTTGGACTTTGAAATCCCTGCCTTCACCCAGAAAGGGTCCCTGTCTACCATCGAGGGTCTGCTGGACCGAGCGGCCGCAGGTTTGGAGCAGGACCAACCTGTCAGGAGGGCAACCGATCCTGGAGTCGCTGAGAAGATTGACGAGTTCATCCAGAAGCTGCAGAAGCTAAAAGACTTAGAAAATGAATTCACGCTGGAGATTGAGGATCCGTCCGGGAACAGTTTTGTGGAAAACCCGTCAGCCCCTCAAAAGGACGAGGCTCTGACTGTGATCAGGTTCAAGCGGACCCATCAGCAGGATGTTCAGCTGGGGATCAAGGCAGATGATGATGAGGAGAGCGACGTGGAAGAAGAACCACATGCCAATGACCTGGACGCCATGAGAGAGGAGATTTTGGCATTCAAGACCAACTGTCCAGAATGCAACGCGCCGTGCTCAACCAACATGAAGCTGGTCAACATCCCTCACTTCAAGGAGGTCATCATCATGGCCACCACCTGTGACGCCTGTGGCCATCGCACCAATGAAGTGAAATCAGGAGGCGCAACGGAGGAGATGGGTACCAGGATCACCCTGCACCTCACCGACCCTTCGGACATGACGCGAGACGTACTGAAGTCGGAGACCTGCTCCGTCGCCATCCCGGAGCTGGATTTTGAGATGGGGATGGGAGCTGTGGGCGGAAAGTTCACCACACTGGAAGGACTCCTGAAAGACATCAAAGACCTGATCGTCTCCAAGAACCCCTTTGTCTGTGGTGACAGCAGCACTGCGGACCAGGTGGACAAACTAAAGGCATTCGGGGACAAGCTGGATACGATTATTGCCGGAGAAATTCATATCCACATGATTCTCGATGACCCAGCCGGGAACAGCTACCTGCAGAACGTGTACGCCCCCGAGCCAGATCCAGAGATGAAGATTGAGAAGTATACGCGCACGTTTGAGCAAAACGAGGAGCTGGGACTGAATGACATGAAGACCGAGGGGTATGAAGATGGAAGCTGA